A region of Pseudomonas cavernicola DNA encodes the following proteins:
- a CDS encoding imelysin family protein, with protein sequence MIRMPLATASLLAIAISLAGCGEDKAPATQAAAPAASSTATPAASAGKLDETAAKAVVNHYADVALAVFTDAAITGKALQTAVDALLAKPSDATLKAAREAWLAARVAYMQSEVFRFGNPVVDDWEGQLNAWPLDEGLIDYVAADTPHAQGNPGATANIIANTQIQVGEDKLDVTEITGEKLASLNELGGSEANVATGYHAIEFLLWGQDLHGTGPGAGERLASDYATGKDCTNGHCDRRSAYLKAATDLLVKDLDGMVEQWKAGVADNYRATLVADTAENGLRKMLFGMGSLSLGELAGERMKVALEANSTEDEHDCFSDNTHNSHFYNGKGIRNVYLGEYKRINGIVLNGPSLSSLVAKVDPATDATLKADLTATEGKLQALVDSANNGQHFDQLIAADNSAGQQIVRDAISALVKQTAAIEQAASKLGISDLNPDTADHQF encoded by the coding sequence ATGATTCGTATGCCCCTGGCCACCGCCAGCCTGCTGGCCATTGCTATTTCTCTCGCCGGTTGTGGCGAAGACAAAGCCCCAGCAACCCAAGCGGCGGCGCCAGCTGCCAGCAGCACAGCCACTCCAGCAGCAAGCGCCGGCAAGCTCGATGAAACAGCCGCCAAGGCGGTGGTCAACCATTACGCCGACGTCGCCCTGGCCGTGTTCACCGACGCTGCCATCACCGGCAAAGCGCTGCAAACCGCAGTGGACGCCCTGCTCGCCAAACCGAGTGACGCGACGTTGAAAGCCGCCCGCGAAGCCTGGCTGGCCGCCCGCGTGGCCTACATGCAGAGCGAAGTGTTTCGCTTCGGCAACCCGGTGGTGGATGACTGGGAAGGCCAACTGAACGCCTGGCCGCTGGACGAAGGCCTGATCGACTATGTAGCCGCCGACACCCCACACGCGCAGGGCAACCCTGGTGCTACCGCCAACATCATCGCCAACACCCAGATCCAGGTCGGCGAAGACAAGCTCGACGTCACGGAAATTACCGGTGAGAAACTGGCCAGCCTGAACGAGTTGGGCGGTTCCGAAGCCAACGTCGCCACCGGCTACCACGCCATCGAATTCCTGCTCTGGGGCCAAGACCTGCATGGCACCGGCCCTGGTGCTGGCGAACGCCTTGCGAGCGACTACGCCACCGGCAAAGACTGCACCAATGGCCACTGCGACCGCCGCAGCGCCTACCTGAAAGCCGCCACCGACCTGCTGGTCAAAGATCTGGACGGCATGGTCGAGCAGTGGAAAGCCGGCGTTGCCGACAACTACCGCGCCACGCTGGTAGCCGATACTGCCGAGAATGGTCTGCGTAAAATGCTCTTTGGCATGGGCAGCCTGTCGCTCGGCGAACTGGCTGGCGAGCGCATGAAAGTCGCCCTGGAAGCCAACTCCACGGAAGACGAACATGACTGCTTCAGCGACAACACGCACAACTCGCACTTCTACAACGGCAAGGGTATCCGCAACGTTTACCTGGGCGAATACAAGCGCATCAACGGCATCGTCCTGAATGGCCCGAGCCTGTCGTCCCTGGTGGCCAAAGTCGACCCGGCCACCGACGCCACCCTGAAAGCCGATCTGACCGCCACCGAAGGCAAGCTGCAAGCCCTGGTGGACAGCGCCAACAACGGCCAGCACTTCGATCAACTGATCGCCGCCGACAACAGCGCCGGCCAGCAGATCGTGCGTGATGCCATCAGCGCCCTGGTCAAACAGACCGCGGCGATCGAACAGGCCGCGAGCAAACTGGGCATCAGCGACCTGAACCCGGACACCGCCGACCACCAGTTCTAA
- a CDS encoding GIDE domain-containing protein — protein MQELAFGLAFSVGACAGGAWWCLRRLAEARHLLDTPTSKIRSAAQGYVEFYGVLEPVPETLIYGPLTGKPCLWWRFRIEEYSSNGKGRSWRPVESGSSEAWLRLADATGDCLINPQGAQVRPATREVWKGNLRHPRGLAQGGIRGWLSSGKDYRYTEERLHVGESLYAIGDFRTSGGGRQGLDLSAAQSSVIRQWKGDFAGLLQRFDNDRDGQLDEREWNRVRLAAQLEAEDRHRQVSVQPAQNHLAQPRESQPFILSSYGEDDMARQFRWQAAAGAVLCLLGALGTAWLLEGTVL, from the coding sequence ATTCAAGAGCTGGCGTTCGGTCTGGCATTCAGCGTCGGCGCCTGTGCGGGAGGCGCCTGGTGGTGCTTGCGGCGCTTGGCCGAAGCTCGCCATTTGCTGGATACCCCGACCTCGAAGATCCGTTCGGCGGCGCAGGGCTATGTCGAGTTTTACGGTGTGCTGGAGCCGGTGCCGGAGACGCTGATCTATGGCCCGCTGACGGGTAAACCTTGCTTGTGGTGGCGCTTCAGAATCGAGGAATACAGTAGCAACGGCAAGGGGCGCTCATGGCGCCCGGTCGAGAGCGGTAGCAGCGAAGCTTGGTTGCGGCTGGCCGATGCGACGGGAGACTGTCTGATCAATCCGCAGGGGGCGCAGGTGCGTCCGGCGACGCGCGAGGTCTGGAAGGGCAACCTGCGTCACCCGCGTGGCCTGGCCCAAGGTGGGATACGCGGCTGGTTGTCCAGCGGCAAAGATTACCGCTACACCGAGGAGCGCCTCCACGTGGGCGAATCGTTGTATGCCATCGGCGATTTCCGCACTTCTGGTGGTGGTCGTCAGGGCCTCGATTTGAGCGCCGCGCAGAGCAGCGTGATCCGTCAATGGAAGGGCGACTTCGCTGGTCTCTTGCAGCGCTTCGATAACGACCGCGACGGTCAGCTGGATGAGCGGGAATGGAACCGCGTGCGCCTGGCCGCGCAGTTGGAAGCCGAGGATCGGCATCGGCAGGTGAGCGTACAGCCGGCACAGAACCATCTGGCCCAGCCGCGGGAATCGCAGCCGTTTATCCTTTCCAGTTATGGTGAGGACGATATGGCCCGGCAGTTCCGCTGGCAAGCCGCGGCGGGGGCTGTGTTGTGTCTGCTTGGCGCGCTGGGGACGGCATGGCTGCTGGAAGGGACGGTTCTCTAA
- a CDS encoding LemA family protein, with amino-acid sequence MSLTSVAVLVVLFLLAAYAVILYNGLVRLKHGVSKAWANIEVLLKQRHDELPKLVETCKQYMQHERSTLEQVIRARNAVASAREKGDVGALGLAESGLRAGLGQLFALAENYPQLKANESFQFLQQRISGLENGIADRRELYNETVNLNNVRIEQFPDLIIAGLFGFKAAELLEFSEAEKADVDLKALFG; translated from the coding sequence ATGAGCCTGACCAGCGTCGCCGTCTTGGTTGTTCTGTTCCTTCTCGCCGCTTACGCGGTGATTCTCTACAACGGCTTGGTGCGCCTGAAGCATGGGGTGAGCAAGGCCTGGGCGAATATCGAGGTACTGCTCAAGCAGCGCCACGATGAGTTACCCAAGCTGGTGGAGACCTGCAAGCAGTACATGCAGCACGAACGCAGCACCCTGGAGCAGGTGATCCGCGCCCGTAACGCGGTGGCCAGCGCCCGCGAGAAGGGCGATGTGGGTGCCCTGGGGTTGGCGGAAAGCGGCCTGCGTGCGGGGCTTGGTCAGTTGTTCGCCTTGGCCGAGAACTATCCGCAGCTGAAAGCCAACGAGAGCTTCCAATTTCTCCAGCAGCGCATCAGTGGCCTGGAGAACGGCATCGCCGATCGGCGTGAGCTGTACAACGAAACGGTCAACCTGAACAACGTGCGCATCGAGCAGTTTCCCGACTTGATCATCGCCGGCCTGTTCGGCTTCAAGGCGGCCGAATTGCTGGAGTTCAGCGAGGCCGAAAAGGCCGACGTCGACCTCAAAGCCTTGTTCGGTTAA